Proteins encoded in a region of the Ruegeria sp. AD91A genome:
- the tuf gene encoding elongation factor Tu, producing MAKEKFERNKPHVNIGTIGHVDHGKTTLTAAITKYFGDFKAYDQIDGAPEEKARGITISTAHVEYETDTRHYAHVDCPGHADYVKNMITGAAQMDGAILVVNAADGPMPQTREHILLGRQVGIPTMVVFMNKVDQVDDEELLELVEMEIRELLSSYDYPGDDIPVIAGSALAAMEGNKPEIGEESIRKLMAAVDEYIPTPERAVDQPFLMPVEDVFSISGRGTVVTGRVERGVINVGDEIEIVGIRDTQKTTCTGVEMFRKLLDRGEAGDNIGALLRGIDRDGVERGQVLCKPGSVTPHTKFEAEAYILTKEEGGRHTPFFANYRPQFYFRTTDVTGTVTLAAGTEMVMPGDNVSFEVELIAPIAMEQGLRFAIREGGRTVGAGVVSKIVE from the coding sequence ATGGCAAAGGAAAAGTTTGAGCGTAATAAGCCGCACGTCAACATCGGCACGATTGGCCACGTTGACCACGGCAAGACCACGCTGACCGCAGCAATCACCAAGTATTTCGGTGACTTCAAAGCGTATGACCAGATTGACGGCGCGCCTGAAGAAAAAGCACGTGGCATCACCATCTCGACCGCCCACGTGGAATACGAGACCGACACGCGTCACTATGCGCACGTCGACTGCCCCGGCCACGCCGACTACGTCAAGAACATGATCACCGGTGCCGCACAGATGGACGGCGCGATCCTGGTTGTGAACGCTGCTGACGGCCCGATGCCGCAGACCCGCGAGCACATCCTGCTGGGCCGCCAGGTTGGCATCCCGACGATGGTCGTGTTCATGAACAAAGTGGATCAGGTTGACGACGAAGAACTGCTGGAACTGGTGGAAATGGAAATCCGCGAGCTGCTGTCTTCGTATGACTACCCCGGCGACGACATTCCTGTCATCGCAGGTTCGGCTCTGGCCGCGATGGAAGGCAACAAGCCGGAAATCGGCGAAGAATCGATCCGCAAGCTGATGGCTGCCGTGGACGAGTACATCCCGACACCTGAGCGCGCTGTTGACCAGCCGTTCCTGATGCCGGTCGAAGACGTGTTCTCGATCTCGGGTCGTGGTACCGTTGTGACCGGTCGTGTCGAGCGTGGCGTGATCAACGTTGGCGACGAGATCGAAATCGTCGGCATCCGCGACACTCAGAAAACCACCTGTACTGGTGTTGAAATGTTCCGCAAGCTGCTGGATCGCGGTGAAGCGGGCGACAACATCGGCGCCCTGCTGCGCGGCATCGACCGTGACGGTGTTGAGCGTGGCCAGGTTCTGTGTAAGCCGGGTTCGGTTACACCGCACACCAAGTTCGAAGCCGAAGCCTATATCCTGACCAAGGAAGAAGGCGGTCGTCACACTCCGTTCTTCGCGAACTACCGTCCTCAGTTCTACTTCCGTACAACTGACGTGACCGGCACCGTGACCCTGGCGGCTGGCACCGAGATGGTTATGCCTGGCGACAACGTGTCGTTCGAGGTTGAGCTGATCGCACCGATCGCGATGGAGCAGGGCCTGCGCTTCGCCATCCGCGAAGGCGGCCGCACTGTCGGCGCCGGCGTTGTGTCGAAGATCGTAGAATAA
- the parC gene encoding DNA topoisomerase IV subunit A, which produces MNDTIDDPNMEAPDNGGEVAEPLRRAIGERYLTYALSTIMHRALPDARDGLKPVHRRILYAMRELRLSATGGFRKSAKISGDVMGNYHPHGDAAIYDAMARLAQDFNVRYPLVDGQGNFGNIDGDNPAASRYTEARMTIVAEALLEGLNEDAVDFRDNYDGTLTEPVVLPAQFPNLLANGASGIAVGMATNIPPHNISELCDACLHLIKTPDARDDTLLNYVPGPDFPTGGVIVEPPENIAQAYRTGRGSFRLRCKFEVEDLGRGQWQIVVTEIPYQVQKSKLIEKIAELIQTKKIPILADVRDESADDIRLILEPRSKNVDPEVLMGMLYRNSDLEVRFNLNMNVLIDGVTPKVCSMKEVLRAFLDHRQEVLLRRSRHRMAKIDHRLEVLEGFIVAFLNLDRVIDIIRYDDDPKAALMREDWGITHVRATDESDYVTPKPGEGELSEVQVDAILNMRLRSLRRLEEMELVRERDELMLERANLEDLLADEGLQWAKIAEQLKETKKTFGKDYEGGARRTRFAEAGQVEEVPLEAMIDKEPITVVCSQMGWIRAMTGHIDLKRELKFKDGDGPRFIFHAETTDRLLVFASNGRFYTVSAANLPGGRGMGEPLRLMVDLPNEVQIIDILIHKPGRKLLVASDAGNGFMVPEDDVLAQTRNGKQVLNVKGGETAMICKPVDGDHVAVISQNGKFLVFPTEELPEMTRGKGVRLQKYNMARGRQGTLELDGGLSDVTTFNWEEGLKWSMGGEKTRHEADMTQWLAKRATVGKKPPYGFPRDYKFS; this is translated from the coding sequence ATGAACGATACGATCGACGACCCCAACATGGAGGCCCCCGACAACGGGGGTGAGGTGGCGGAGCCGCTGCGCCGCGCGATAGGCGAGCGTTACCTGACCTATGCGCTGTCCACCATCATGCACCGTGCCCTGCCGGATGCGCGGGACGGATTGAAGCCGGTACATCGGCGAATCCTCTATGCGATGAGAGAACTGCGACTCAGTGCAACCGGAGGCTTTCGGAAGTCCGCCAAGATTTCCGGCGACGTGATGGGCAATTATCACCCGCACGGTGACGCCGCCATTTACGACGCGATGGCGCGTTTGGCGCAGGACTTCAACGTCCGGTACCCGCTGGTAGACGGGCAGGGGAACTTCGGCAACATCGACGGCGACAACCCGGCGGCCTCGCGATACACCGAGGCGCGGATGACCATCGTCGCCGAAGCGCTGCTTGAGGGTCTGAACGAAGATGCCGTCGACTTCCGCGACAATTACGATGGGACACTGACCGAGCCGGTGGTGCTGCCCGCTCAGTTTCCGAACCTGCTGGCCAATGGTGCAAGCGGCATCGCCGTTGGAATGGCGACAAATATCCCGCCGCACAATATTTCGGAACTTTGTGATGCATGTCTGCATCTGATCAAGACGCCAGACGCGCGCGATGATACGTTGCTGAATTACGTGCCGGGTCCAGACTTTCCGACCGGTGGGGTAATCGTCGAGCCACCGGAGAATATCGCGCAGGCTTATCGCACAGGGCGCGGGTCGTTCCGGTTGCGCTGCAAGTTTGAGGTCGAAGATCTGGGCCGCGGTCAGTGGCAGATCGTCGTCACTGAGATCCCCTATCAGGTTCAGAAGTCCAAGCTGATCGAAAAGATCGCGGAACTAATCCAGACTAAGAAAATCCCGATCCTCGCCGATGTGCGGGATGAATCCGCCGATGACATCCGCCTGATCCTCGAGCCGCGTTCCAAGAACGTCGACCCCGAGGTGTTGATGGGTATGCTCTATCGCAATTCGGACCTCGAGGTGCGGTTCAACCTGAACATGAACGTGCTGATCGACGGGGTGACGCCGAAAGTCTGCTCGATGAAGGAAGTGCTGCGCGCCTTCCTCGATCACCGGCAAGAGGTGCTTCTGCGTCGGTCCCGCCACCGTATGGCGAAGATTGATCATCGTCTGGAGGTGCTGGAGGGCTTTATCGTTGCTTTCCTGAACCTCGACCGTGTGATCGACATTATCCGTTACGACGACGACCCCAAGGCAGCGCTGATGCGCGAGGATTGGGGCATTACCCATGTCCGCGCCACCGACGAGTCAGATTATGTCACGCCCAAGCCGGGTGAGGGTGAACTGTCTGAGGTTCAGGTCGACGCCATCCTGAACATGCGCCTTCGCAGCTTGCGTCGTCTGGAAGAGATGGAGCTGGTCCGCGAGCGTGACGAGTTGATGCTGGAGCGTGCCAACCTTGAGGACCTGCTGGCCGACGAAGGACTGCAATGGGCCAAGATCGCCGAGCAGTTGAAAGAAACCAAAAAGACCTTCGGCAAAGACTACGAAGGTGGAGCGCGTCGGACCCGGTTCGCTGAGGCCGGGCAGGTCGAAGAAGTGCCGCTTGAAGCGATGATCGACAAGGAACCGATCACCGTGGTCTGTTCTCAGATGGGGTGGATTCGCGCGATGACGGGCCATATCGATCTGAAGCGCGAACTTAAGTTCAAGGATGGCGACGGTCCGAGGTTCATCTTCCACGCGGAAACGACGGACCGGCTGCTGGTGTTTGCCTCGAACGGGCGGTTCTACACCGTTAGTGCTGCCAACCTGCCCGGCGGGCGGGGCATGGGCGAGCCCTTGCGCCTCATGGTTGATCTGCCGAACGAGGTGCAGATCATCGACATTCTGATCCACAAGCCCGGCCGCAAGCTTTTGGTGGCTTCGGACGCGGGCAACGGATTCATGGTTCCCGAGGACGATGTTCTTGCTCAGACCCGCAATGGCAAGCAGGTGCTGAACGTCAAAGGCGGCGAAACGGCAATGATCTGCAAGCCGGTCGATGGCGACCACGTGGCTGTCATATCCCAAAACGGCAAGTTCCTGGTTTTCCCAACCGAGGAATTGCCCGAGATGACGCGCGGAAAAGGTGTGCGTTTGCAAAAGTACAATATGGCGCGAGGTCGGCAGGGAACGCTCGAGCTGGATGGCGGTTTGTCGGATGTAACGACCTTCAACTGGGAAGAGGGCCTGAAATGGTCCATGGGCGGCGAAAAGACCCGACATGAGGCGGATATGACGCAATGGCTGGCAAAACGGGCCACTGTCGGGAAAAAACCACCCTATGGCTTCCCACGTGACTATAAGTTTTCGTGA
- a CDS encoding SH3 domain-containing protein, with product MTRLVLVTFAALGWTFYVMSGGPDFEPRGVRTAEPERVATAPRPVKPAVEPAPAETLVVRAAVEPSVSGPPVTKTVAELDEAETKALLSQVAAGLKANPTLFADENVTLTLASLEQGLASLEQVTTDAELPTVELPAPVEVTKDIREISGTRVNLRDGPGTIYPIIGKARIGQQVEVFGDSGSGWLRLRVLPGQQVGWISASLVRKTTN from the coding sequence ATGACGCGCCTTGTACTTGTTACTTTCGCCGCACTCGGCTGGACCTTTTACGTTATGAGCGGAGGTCCCGACTTTGAGCCGCGCGGAGTCCGCACAGCGGAACCGGAACGCGTTGCCACTGCGCCAAGACCTGTCAAACCAGCCGTCGAACCAGCACCTGCCGAAACTTTGGTCGTTCGTGCTGCAGTAGAGCCGTCAGTATCGGGCCCCCCGGTCACTAAAACTGTCGCCGAGTTGGATGAAGCAGAAACAAAAGCGCTGTTGTCTCAGGTTGCGGCTGGCTTGAAGGCGAACCCCACGCTGTTCGCTGACGAAAACGTCACACTGACCCTGGCATCACTGGAGCAAGGCTTGGCCTCCTTGGAACAGGTGACTACCGACGCCGAATTGCCAACGGTTGAACTGCCCGCCCCTGTTGAGGTCACCAAGGATATCCGCGAAATTTCAGGAACCCGTGTAAACCTGCGCGATGGGCCGGGGACGATCTATCCGATCATCGGCAAGGCCAGGATTGGCCAGCAGGTTGAGGTCTTTGGAGATTCAGGCAGCGGCTGGTTGCGCCTGCGCGTGTTACCCGGGCAACAGGTTGGGTGGATTTCGGCATCACTCGTCCGGAAAACAACGAACTGA